Proteins encoded in a region of the Alosa sapidissima isolate fAloSap1 chromosome 19, fAloSap1.pri, whole genome shotgun sequence genome:
- the ppp1r13ba gene encoding protein phosphatase 1, regulatory subunit 13Ba isoform X13, whose translation MRGQVDYSKVINGNLSAEIEHVSNLFQEKQAELQAAVLKVDQLTQQLDDLRGGRLNGLQPRGGPISGTAALELRKLYQELQIRNKLNQDQSSKLQQQKEMLNKRNMEVSMMDKRIGDLRERLYKKKAEARLPQHRSVRPGATRKMLTQTLTQMLDATELNRMNGPPSPQPGSGSSGRVAAVCPYIQVPVPGRQEGGYALPPDPLKPQSLAMTATVNHARSKSEEEGCGGGGVRKPLGPWKVSDLDIIADPSLVPPTADEAEGPAGANCDSTNDANWPALTKSMPPLVPPDKMAVGMQGDKSLDSNRLVGAVTALSKQPHATYGTYPSAGHHSTICSTSSLPRSAPATLAWQRSSPPTSRSASQQIQQRISVPPSPSASQTGSSMFPGGERPDPPLAAAVRPFVTDRGSRPQSPRKGPATMNSSSIYHMYLQPAAKGYPSSSRPAVKAVYGKPVLPSSSTSPSPVPFQHQSSRDEPDAEGAPLPPPNVENIPRPLSPTKLTPVAHSPLRYQSDADLEVLRRKLANAPRPLKKRSSITEPEGPTGPNIQKLLYQRFNTLAGGMESATVGTPFYQPDSPLSYMGPPMILSEADTTNGNAPAPESLAMPPAVEVPITDVPLPPPSGSPPSSDANENRLAHPSADTIASAQIADVQPSSQMSRLAAPDTTEDNSNNNHHHHSGPANAQSSPVPEARTPPAEPETPPKASSLPSPSSKRTNLKKPGSERTGHGLRVKFNPLALLLDASLEGEFDLVQRIIYEVQNPSTPNDEGITPLHNAVCAGHHHIVKFLLDFGVNVNAADSDGWTPLHCAASCNSVHLCKLLVESGAAIFATTISDVETAADKCEEMEEGYIQCSQFLYGVQEKLGVMNKGAVYALWDYEAQSPDELSFHEGDALTVLRRRDDSETEWWWARLNDKEGYVPRNLLGLYPRIKPRQRSLA comes from the exons ATGAGGGGACAGGTGGACTACAGCAAGGTCATCAATGGAAACCTGT CGGCGGAGATTGAGCACGTGAGCAACCTGTTCCAGGAGAAGCAGGCCGAGCTGCAGGCGGCCGTGCTGAAGGTGGACCAGCTCACCCAGCAGCTGGACGACCTGCGCGGGGGACGCCTCAACGGTCTGCAGCCTCGCGGGGGTCCCATCAGCGGGACTGCCGCGCTCGAGCTGCGTAAACTCTACCAGGAGCTGCAG ATCCGTAATAAGCTCAACCAGGATCAGAGCAGCAAGCTGCAGCAGCAGAAGGAGATGCTCAACAAGCGCAACATGGAGGTGTCCATGATGGACAAGCGCATCGGCGACCTCCGCGAGCGCCTCTACAAGAAAAAAGCAGAGGCACGTCTCCCTCAGCACCGCAGCGTAAGGCCAGGAGCAACCAGGAAGATGCTTACACAGACGCTAACACAGATGCTAGATGCTACAGAA CTGAACCGGATGAACGGACCTCCGTCCCCCCAGCCTGGTTCGGGCAGCTCAGGTCGGGTGGCAGCTGTGTGCCCCTACATCCAGGTGCCTGTGCCGGGCAGGCAGGAGGGGGGTTATGCGTTGCCCCCCGACCCCCTCAAGCCTCAGTCGCTTGCCATGACTGCCACCGTCAACCACGCTCGCTCCAAGTCTG aggaggaggggtgtggCGGTGGAGGTGTGCGAAAGCCCCTGGGCCCCTGGAAGGTGTCAGATTTAGACATCATAGCGGACCCCTCGCTGGTGCCGCCCACCGCAGACGAGGCAGAAGGGCCCGCGGGGGCCAACTGTGATTCCA CCAACGATGCTAACTGGCCAGCTCTCACCAAAAGCATGCCGCCACTCGTACCTCCAGACAAGATGGCCGTCGGAATGCAGGGTGACAAG AGCCTGGACTCGAACAGGCTGGTGGGGGCAGTGACCGCTCTGTCGAAGCAGCCCCACGCGACCTACGGCACATACCCCAGCGCGGGCCACCACTCCACCATCTGCTCCACCAGCTCGCTCCCCCGCTCCGCGCCGGCCACCCTGGCCTGGCAGCGCTCCTCGCCCCCCACCTCCCGCTCGGCCTCCCAGCAGATCCAGCAGCGAATCTCGGTGCCCCCGAGCCCCTCCGCGTCCCAGACGGGGTCGTCCATGTTCCCCGGCGGGGAGAGGCCCGACCCTCCGCTGGCGGCCGCCGTGCGACCCTTCGTCACGGACAGAGGGTCCCGACCGCAGTCGCCCCGCAAGGGCCCGGCCACCATGAACTCCAGCTCCATCTACCACATGTacctgcagccagcagctaagggctaccccagcagcagcagaccaGCAGTTAAGGCCG TCTATGGGAAGCCGGTCCTACCCTCCAGCTCCACATCTCCCTCCCCCGTTCCCTTCCAGCACCAGAGCAGCCGAGACGAGCCGGACGCCGAGGGTGCCCCGCTACCCCCGCCCAACGTGGAGAACATCCCTCGGCCCCTCAGCCCCACCAAGCTCACGCCCGTGGCCCACTCTCCCCTGCGTTACCAGAGCGACGCCGACCTGGAGGTGCTCCGGCGCAAGCTGGCCAACGCGCCGCGACCGCTCAAGAAGCGCAGCTCCATCACCGAGCCCGAGGGCCCGACTGGCCCCAACATCCAGAAGCTGCTGTACCAGCGCTTCAACACGCTGGCCGGAGGCATGGAGAGTGCCACGGTGGGCACTCCGTTCTACCAGCCGGACAGCCCGCTGAGCTACATGGGTCCGCCGATGATCCTGAGCGAGGCGGACACCACCAATGGGAACGCGCCTGCGCCCGAAAGCTTGGCGATGCCACCTGCTGTGGAGGTGCCCATAACGGACGTCCCACTGCCACCGCCGTCCGGGTCCCCTCCGTCTTCAGATGCCAACGAGAACAGGCTGGCGCATCCCAGCGCAGACACGATAGCCAGTGCTCAGATTGCCGACGTCCAGCCTTCCTCTCAGATGTCAAGGCTGGCAGCACCGGACACCACAGAGGACAACAGCAAcaataaccaccaccaccacagcggCCCCGCAAATGCCCAAAGCAGCCCAGTGCCTGAGGCCCGCACCCCTCCTGCCGAGCCCGAAACGCCGCCTAAAGCTAGCTCACTCCCAAGTCCATCG TCCAAACGGACCAACCTGAAGAAGCCTGGTTCCGAGCGGACGGGTCACGGGCTGAGGGTGAAGTTCAACCCGCTGGCTCTGCTGCTGGACGCGTCGCTGGAGGGAGAGTTTGACCTGGTCCAGAGGATCATCTACGAG GTGCAGAATCCGAGCACGCCCAACGATGAGGGCATCACTCCACTCCACAACGCCGTATGCGCCGGGCACCACCACATCGTTAAGTTCCTGCTGGACTTCGGTGTAAACGTCAATGCGGCAGACAGTGATGGATG gacccCTCTGCACTGTGCTGCCTCCTGCAACAGCGTCCATCTCTGCAAACTGCTGGTGGAGTCTGGGGCGGCCATCTTTGCCACGACCATCAGCGACGTGGAGACGGCCGCAGACAAGTgcgaggagatggaggagggatACATCCAGTGCTCCCAATTCCTTTAcg GTGTCCAGGAGAAGTTGGGGGTGATGAACAAAGGGGCGGTGTACGCTCTGTGGGATTACGAGGCGCAGTCGCCTGACGAGCTCTCCTTCCACGAGGGAGACGCCCTCACCGTGCTGCGTCGTCGTGACGACAGCGAGACGGAGTGGTGGTGGGCGCGTCTTAACGATAAGGAGGGCTATGTACCACGCAACCTGTTAGGG TTGTACCCCAGGATCAAGCCCAGACAGCGCTCTTTGGCATAG
- the ppp1r13ba gene encoding protein phosphatase 1, regulatory subunit 13Ba isoform X10 yields MEWNHVEAVQEFTAEGQCSKIKVRSCRITWDSHQVGNPRVELTLSELQEMASRQQQQIEAQQQMLVAKLSTVRSEEQRLRYLKQQDGRSGQSVPEAEKLQRLKERVDSQEAKLKKVRAMRGQVDYSKVINGNLSAEIEHVSNLFQEKQAELQAAVLKVDQLTQQLDDLRGGRLNGLQPRGGPISGTAALELRKLYQELQIRNKLNQDQSSKLQQQKEMLNKRNMEVSMMDKRIGDLRERLYKKKAEARLPQHRSVRPGATRKMLTQTLTQMLDATELNRMNGPPSPQPGSGSSGRVAAVCPYIQVPVPGRQEGGYALPPDPLKPQSLAMTATVNHARSKSEEEGCGGGGVRKPLGPWKVSDLDIIADPSLVPPTADEAEGPAGANCDSTNDANWPALTKSMPPLVPPDKMAVGMQGDKSLDSNRLVGAVTALSKQPHATYGTYPSAGHHSTICSTSSLPRSAPATLAWQRSSPPTSRSASQQIQQRISVPPSPSASQTGSSMFPGGERPDPPLAAAVRPFVTDRGSRPQSPRKGPATMNSSSIYHMYLQPAAKGYPSSSRPAVKAVYGKPVLPSSSTSPSPVPFQHQSSRDEPDAEGAPLPPPNVENIPRPLSPTKLTPVAHSPLRYQSDADLEVLRRKLANAPRPLKKRSSITEPEGPTGPNIQKLLYQRFNTLAGGMESATVGTPFYQPDSPLSYMGPPMILSEADTTNGNAPAPESLAMPPAVEVPITDVPLPPPSGSPPSSDANENRLAHPSADTIASAQIADVQPSSQMSRLAAPDTTEDNSNNNHHHHSGPANAQSSPVPEARTPPAEPETPPKASSLPSPSSKRTNLKKPGSERTGHGLRVKFNPLALLLDASLEGEFDLVQRIIYEVQNPSTPNDEGITPLHNAVCAGHHHIVKFLLDFGVNVNAADSDGWTPLHCAASCNSVHLCKLLVESGAAIFATTISDVETAADKCEEMEEGYIQCSQFLYGVQEKLGVMNKGAVYALWDYEAQSPDELSFHEGDALTVLRRRDDSETEWWWARLNDKEGYVPRNLLGLYPRIKPRQRSLA; encoded by the exons CTTTCCACTGTTCGTTCtgag GAGCAGCGCCTGCGTTATCTGAAGCAGCAGGACGGCAGGTCGGGCCAGTCGGTGCCCGAGGCGGAGAAGCTGCAGCGCCTGAAGGAGCGCGTGGACAGCCAGGAGGCCAAGCTGAAGAAGGTCCGCGCCATGAGGGGACAGGTGGACTACAGCAAGGTCATCAATGGAAACCTGT CGGCGGAGATTGAGCACGTGAGCAACCTGTTCCAGGAGAAGCAGGCCGAGCTGCAGGCGGCCGTGCTGAAGGTGGACCAGCTCACCCAGCAGCTGGACGACCTGCGCGGGGGACGCCTCAACGGTCTGCAGCCTCGCGGGGGTCCCATCAGCGGGACTGCCGCGCTCGAGCTGCGTAAACTCTACCAGGAGCTGCAG ATCCGTAATAAGCTCAACCAGGATCAGAGCAGCAAGCTGCAGCAGCAGAAGGAGATGCTCAACAAGCGCAACATGGAGGTGTCCATGATGGACAAGCGCATCGGCGACCTCCGCGAGCGCCTCTACAAGAAAAAAGCAGAGGCACGTCTCCCTCAGCACCGCAGCGTAAGGCCAGGAGCAACCAGGAAGATGCTTACACAGACGCTAACACAGATGCTAGATGCTACAGAA CTGAACCGGATGAACGGACCTCCGTCCCCCCAGCCTGGTTCGGGCAGCTCAGGTCGGGTGGCAGCTGTGTGCCCCTACATCCAGGTGCCTGTGCCGGGCAGGCAGGAGGGGGGTTATGCGTTGCCCCCCGACCCCCTCAAGCCTCAGTCGCTTGCCATGACTGCCACCGTCAACCACGCTCGCTCCAAGTCTG aggaggaggggtgtggCGGTGGAGGTGTGCGAAAGCCCCTGGGCCCCTGGAAGGTGTCAGATTTAGACATCATAGCGGACCCCTCGCTGGTGCCGCCCACCGCAGACGAGGCAGAAGGGCCCGCGGGGGCCAACTGTGATTCCA CCAACGATGCTAACTGGCCAGCTCTCACCAAAAGCATGCCGCCACTCGTACCTCCAGACAAGATGGCCGTCGGAATGCAGGGTGACAAG AGCCTGGACTCGAACAGGCTGGTGGGGGCAGTGACCGCTCTGTCGAAGCAGCCCCACGCGACCTACGGCACATACCCCAGCGCGGGCCACCACTCCACCATCTGCTCCACCAGCTCGCTCCCCCGCTCCGCGCCGGCCACCCTGGCCTGGCAGCGCTCCTCGCCCCCCACCTCCCGCTCGGCCTCCCAGCAGATCCAGCAGCGAATCTCGGTGCCCCCGAGCCCCTCCGCGTCCCAGACGGGGTCGTCCATGTTCCCCGGCGGGGAGAGGCCCGACCCTCCGCTGGCGGCCGCCGTGCGACCCTTCGTCACGGACAGAGGGTCCCGACCGCAGTCGCCCCGCAAGGGCCCGGCCACCATGAACTCCAGCTCCATCTACCACATGTacctgcagccagcagctaagggctaccccagcagcagcagaccaGCAGTTAAGGCCG TCTATGGGAAGCCGGTCCTACCCTCCAGCTCCACATCTCCCTCCCCCGTTCCCTTCCAGCACCAGAGCAGCCGAGACGAGCCGGACGCCGAGGGTGCCCCGCTACCCCCGCCCAACGTGGAGAACATCCCTCGGCCCCTCAGCCCCACCAAGCTCACGCCCGTGGCCCACTCTCCCCTGCGTTACCAGAGCGACGCCGACCTGGAGGTGCTCCGGCGCAAGCTGGCCAACGCGCCGCGACCGCTCAAGAAGCGCAGCTCCATCACCGAGCCCGAGGGCCCGACTGGCCCCAACATCCAGAAGCTGCTGTACCAGCGCTTCAACACGCTGGCCGGAGGCATGGAGAGTGCCACGGTGGGCACTCCGTTCTACCAGCCGGACAGCCCGCTGAGCTACATGGGTCCGCCGATGATCCTGAGCGAGGCGGACACCACCAATGGGAACGCGCCTGCGCCCGAAAGCTTGGCGATGCCACCTGCTGTGGAGGTGCCCATAACGGACGTCCCACTGCCACCGCCGTCCGGGTCCCCTCCGTCTTCAGATGCCAACGAGAACAGGCTGGCGCATCCCAGCGCAGACACGATAGCCAGTGCTCAGATTGCCGACGTCCAGCCTTCCTCTCAGATGTCAAGGCTGGCAGCACCGGACACCACAGAGGACAACAGCAAcaataaccaccaccaccacagcggCCCCGCAAATGCCCAAAGCAGCCCAGTGCCTGAGGCCCGCACCCCTCCTGCCGAGCCCGAAACGCCGCCTAAAGCTAGCTCACTCCCAAGTCCATCG TCCAAACGGACCAACCTGAAGAAGCCTGGTTCCGAGCGGACGGGTCACGGGCTGAGGGTGAAGTTCAACCCGCTGGCTCTGCTGCTGGACGCGTCGCTGGAGGGAGAGTTTGACCTGGTCCAGAGGATCATCTACGAG GTGCAGAATCCGAGCACGCCCAACGATGAGGGCATCACTCCACTCCACAACGCCGTATGCGCCGGGCACCACCACATCGTTAAGTTCCTGCTGGACTTCGGTGTAAACGTCAATGCGGCAGACAGTGATGGATG gacccCTCTGCACTGTGCTGCCTCCTGCAACAGCGTCCATCTCTGCAAACTGCTGGTGGAGTCTGGGGCGGCCATCTTTGCCACGACCATCAGCGACGTGGAGACGGCCGCAGACAAGTgcgaggagatggaggagggatACATCCAGTGCTCCCAATTCCTTTAcg GTGTCCAGGAGAAGTTGGGGGTGATGAACAAAGGGGCGGTGTACGCTCTGTGGGATTACGAGGCGCAGTCGCCTGACGAGCTCTCCTTCCACGAGGGAGACGCCCTCACCGTGCTGCGTCGTCGTGACGACAGCGAGACGGAGTGGTGGTGGGCGCGTCTTAACGATAAGGAGGGCTATGTACCACGCAACCTGTTAGGG TTGTACCCCAGGATCAAGCCCAGACAGCGCTCTTTGGCATAG
- the ppp1r13ba gene encoding protein phosphatase 1, regulatory subunit 13Ba isoform X12, with amino-acid sequence MSSAAKLQCQLSTVRSEEQRLRYLKQQDGRSGQSVPEAEKLQRLKERVDSQEAKLKKVRAMRGQVDYSKVINGNLSAEIEHVSNLFQEKQAELQAAVLKVDQLTQQLDDLRGGRLNGLQPRGGPISGTAALELRKLYQELQIRNKLNQDQSSKLQQQKEMLNKRNMEVSMMDKRIGDLRERLYKKKAEARLPQHRSVRPGATRKMLTQTLTQMLDATELNRMNGPPSPQPGSGSSGRVAAVCPYIQVPVPGRQEGGYALPPDPLKPQSLAMTATVNHARSKSEEEGCGGGGVRKPLGPWKVSDLDIIADPSLVPPTADEAEGPAGANCDSTNDANWPALTKSMPPLVPPDKMAVGMQGDKSLDSNRLVGAVTALSKQPHATYGTYPSAGHHSTICSTSSLPRSAPATLAWQRSSPPTSRSASQQIQQRISVPPSPSASQTGSSMFPGGERPDPPLAAAVRPFVTDRGSRPQSPRKGPATMNSSSIYHMYLQPAAKGYPSSSRPAVKAVYGKPVLPSSSTSPSPVPFQHQSSRDEPDAEGAPLPPPNVENIPRPLSPTKLTPVAHSPLRYQSDADLEVLRRKLANAPRPLKKRSSITEPEGPTGPNIQKLLYQRFNTLAGGMESATVGTPFYQPDSPLSYMGPPMILSEADTTNGNAPAPESLAMPPAVEVPITDVPLPPPSGSPPSSDANENRLAHPSADTIASAQIADVQPSSQMSRLAAPDTTEDNSNNNHHHHSGPANAQSSPVPEARTPPAEPETPPKASSLPSPSSKRTNLKKPGSERTGHGLRVKFNPLALLLDASLEGEFDLVQRIIYEVQNPSTPNDEGITPLHNAVCAGHHHIVKFLLDFGVNVNAADSDGWTPLHCAASCNSVHLCKLLVESGAAIFATTISDVETAADKCEEMEEGYIQCSQFLYGVQEKLGVMNKGAVYALWDYEAQSPDELSFHEGDALTVLRRRDDSETEWWWARLNDKEGYVPRNLLGLYPRIKPRQRSLA; translated from the exons atgtCTTCAGCTGCCAAGTTGCAATGTCAG CTTTCCACTGTTCGTTCtgag GAGCAGCGCCTGCGTTATCTGAAGCAGCAGGACGGCAGGTCGGGCCAGTCGGTGCCCGAGGCGGAGAAGCTGCAGCGCCTGAAGGAGCGCGTGGACAGCCAGGAGGCCAAGCTGAAGAAGGTCCGCGCCATGAGGGGACAGGTGGACTACAGCAAGGTCATCAATGGAAACCTGT CGGCGGAGATTGAGCACGTGAGCAACCTGTTCCAGGAGAAGCAGGCCGAGCTGCAGGCGGCCGTGCTGAAGGTGGACCAGCTCACCCAGCAGCTGGACGACCTGCGCGGGGGACGCCTCAACGGTCTGCAGCCTCGCGGGGGTCCCATCAGCGGGACTGCCGCGCTCGAGCTGCGTAAACTCTACCAGGAGCTGCAG ATCCGTAATAAGCTCAACCAGGATCAGAGCAGCAAGCTGCAGCAGCAGAAGGAGATGCTCAACAAGCGCAACATGGAGGTGTCCATGATGGACAAGCGCATCGGCGACCTCCGCGAGCGCCTCTACAAGAAAAAAGCAGAGGCACGTCTCCCTCAGCACCGCAGCGTAAGGCCAGGAGCAACCAGGAAGATGCTTACACAGACGCTAACACAGATGCTAGATGCTACAGAA CTGAACCGGATGAACGGACCTCCGTCCCCCCAGCCTGGTTCGGGCAGCTCAGGTCGGGTGGCAGCTGTGTGCCCCTACATCCAGGTGCCTGTGCCGGGCAGGCAGGAGGGGGGTTATGCGTTGCCCCCCGACCCCCTCAAGCCTCAGTCGCTTGCCATGACTGCCACCGTCAACCACGCTCGCTCCAAGTCTG aggaggaggggtgtggCGGTGGAGGTGTGCGAAAGCCCCTGGGCCCCTGGAAGGTGTCAGATTTAGACATCATAGCGGACCCCTCGCTGGTGCCGCCCACCGCAGACGAGGCAGAAGGGCCCGCGGGGGCCAACTGTGATTCCA CCAACGATGCTAACTGGCCAGCTCTCACCAAAAGCATGCCGCCACTCGTACCTCCAGACAAGATGGCCGTCGGAATGCAGGGTGACAAG AGCCTGGACTCGAACAGGCTGGTGGGGGCAGTGACCGCTCTGTCGAAGCAGCCCCACGCGACCTACGGCACATACCCCAGCGCGGGCCACCACTCCACCATCTGCTCCACCAGCTCGCTCCCCCGCTCCGCGCCGGCCACCCTGGCCTGGCAGCGCTCCTCGCCCCCCACCTCCCGCTCGGCCTCCCAGCAGATCCAGCAGCGAATCTCGGTGCCCCCGAGCCCCTCCGCGTCCCAGACGGGGTCGTCCATGTTCCCCGGCGGGGAGAGGCCCGACCCTCCGCTGGCGGCCGCCGTGCGACCCTTCGTCACGGACAGAGGGTCCCGACCGCAGTCGCCCCGCAAGGGCCCGGCCACCATGAACTCCAGCTCCATCTACCACATGTacctgcagccagcagctaagggctaccccagcagcagcagaccaGCAGTTAAGGCCG TCTATGGGAAGCCGGTCCTACCCTCCAGCTCCACATCTCCCTCCCCCGTTCCCTTCCAGCACCAGAGCAGCCGAGACGAGCCGGACGCCGAGGGTGCCCCGCTACCCCCGCCCAACGTGGAGAACATCCCTCGGCCCCTCAGCCCCACCAAGCTCACGCCCGTGGCCCACTCTCCCCTGCGTTACCAGAGCGACGCCGACCTGGAGGTGCTCCGGCGCAAGCTGGCCAACGCGCCGCGACCGCTCAAGAAGCGCAGCTCCATCACCGAGCCCGAGGGCCCGACTGGCCCCAACATCCAGAAGCTGCTGTACCAGCGCTTCAACACGCTGGCCGGAGGCATGGAGAGTGCCACGGTGGGCACTCCGTTCTACCAGCCGGACAGCCCGCTGAGCTACATGGGTCCGCCGATGATCCTGAGCGAGGCGGACACCACCAATGGGAACGCGCCTGCGCCCGAAAGCTTGGCGATGCCACCTGCTGTGGAGGTGCCCATAACGGACGTCCCACTGCCACCGCCGTCCGGGTCCCCTCCGTCTTCAGATGCCAACGAGAACAGGCTGGCGCATCCCAGCGCAGACACGATAGCCAGTGCTCAGATTGCCGACGTCCAGCCTTCCTCTCAGATGTCAAGGCTGGCAGCACCGGACACCACAGAGGACAACAGCAAcaataaccaccaccaccacagcggCCCCGCAAATGCCCAAAGCAGCCCAGTGCCTGAGGCCCGCACCCCTCCTGCCGAGCCCGAAACGCCGCCTAAAGCTAGCTCACTCCCAAGTCCATCG TCCAAACGGACCAACCTGAAGAAGCCTGGTTCCGAGCGGACGGGTCACGGGCTGAGGGTGAAGTTCAACCCGCTGGCTCTGCTGCTGGACGCGTCGCTGGAGGGAGAGTTTGACCTGGTCCAGAGGATCATCTACGAG GTGCAGAATCCGAGCACGCCCAACGATGAGGGCATCACTCCACTCCACAACGCCGTATGCGCCGGGCACCACCACATCGTTAAGTTCCTGCTGGACTTCGGTGTAAACGTCAATGCGGCAGACAGTGATGGATG gacccCTCTGCACTGTGCTGCCTCCTGCAACAGCGTCCATCTCTGCAAACTGCTGGTGGAGTCTGGGGCGGCCATCTTTGCCACGACCATCAGCGACGTGGAGACGGCCGCAGACAAGTgcgaggagatggaggagggatACATCCAGTGCTCCCAATTCCTTTAcg GTGTCCAGGAGAAGTTGGGGGTGATGAACAAAGGGGCGGTGTACGCTCTGTGGGATTACGAGGCGCAGTCGCCTGACGAGCTCTCCTTCCACGAGGGAGACGCCCTCACCGTGCTGCGTCGTCGTGACGACAGCGAGACGGAGTGGTGGTGGGCGCGTCTTAACGATAAGGAGGGCTATGTACCACGCAACCTGTTAGGG TTGTACCCCAGGATCAAGCCCAGACAGCGCTCTTTGGCATAG